TATCCTTTTGTGGCCGAGTGATAAAATTTCCCGTAAAAGAGCGGTGCAAGACAGGCATTGTATAAAGCTGTAGGTAAGGTTACATCCCAGACGTAAAAGGCCAGATTCCGTTCCACCCCGGCCAGTCCCGCTAAAAAAACGTAGAGAATATTGTTTAAAAATGTGGCAGTAAAGAGACCGAAAACAGGAATAAGCAGATTTTCCTTAAATACCTTGTTTTCGCCCATGCCGACCAGGTAGCCGGTGAGCATTTTGGTCAATGCATTTAAACCGATAAACTTGCCAATAAAAACATCTTCCACCAGTCCAAAAACAAAGCCAAGTTTGGCACCATGATAACATCCGTGCAGCAAAGCATTGAATACCACTAATATTAAAAGCAAATCGGGTTTAACACCCGCCACTTTAAAATATTCCAGGACAGTGGATTCAAGTATTAAGCTACCCAGTAAAGAGGCTCCCAAAATTACAGTCCGCATCCTACATACCCCCTTTTACTGCCTTAACCACCATCACTTCCTCCAAGCGGTCCAAATCAGCAAACGGTTTGATCAGAGCCCGCTTCATCAAGCCGTTGGGTTCAGGTTTTATTCCAACCACATAGCCAATCCGCAGCCCCTTTGGAATTACCTGGCCCAAACCGGAAGTAACAACCACCTGATTTTCCCGTACCGGGGCATCATAAGGCAGGTGGATCATCTGCAGCAAGCCTGAATCATCTGTGGTACCCTCTACTACCCCGGGAAAACGGGAAGCCTGAAGCAAGCCTGCCACAGCCCCTTGTCTGTCCAAGATTAAAAGCACTTCTGCCGTGTTTTCGCTGACGGCGCTAATCCGGCCCACCAAACCTTGGTGGGTAATTACGGCCATGCCTTTCTTTAGACCATGGCGACTGCCTTTATTGATGGTTAAGCTCTGATTCCAGTTTTTAATATCCCGGGCAATCACTTCTGCGGCCTCCAGCTCAAACTGGGAACCAAGCATTTTTTCCAAACGCAGCAACTGCCGCAAGCGCAAGTTTTGCTGTCTGTATTCTTCCAACTGGTTGTTTTCTTCGGTTAAACGCTCAATCTGGCCCCTCAAGGCCTTATTTTCTGCCTGTAGATCTTTGAAAGACAGAATGTTGTTCACTACTGTGCCGGTAAAGCGAGTTACAGTCGTAACCCCGCTTTGCAGCGGGGCTAAAATATCCCGGAACCAGATTTCGACCGGGGTCAATGCATTTCTCCCGGGCGTAGAAAACCGTACAGCAAATAAACCTACGCCTATGAGAATTATAAAACCGATCAGAGATTTATTAATACGAACACGGGCCAACCTCAACCACGCCCCTCTATCCTAACCTTTTGGGGGATATTAACACTCTCTTCAATACTTCGATATTTTCCAAAACTTTGCCGGTGCCGTTGGCAACAGCAGTTAACGGATCATCAGCCAGGTGTACCGGCATACCTGTTTCTTCGCTGACTAAACGGTCCAGCCCCCAGAGCAGTGAACCACCGCCTGCCATCATAATACCGCGGTCCATAATATCGGCCGCCAATTCCGGCGGGGTTTTTTCCAGGCACACTTTAATTGCGTCCAAAATGCCGGAAACAGGCTCAGCCAGTGCTTCTTGCACTTCCAGAGCACTGATCTCAATGGTCTTAGGCAAACCGGTAACCAGATCCCGCCCTCTAACGGGGTAAATACGCTCTTTTCTGATGCGGTCCTGCTCCGTATCGCCAAAATAGGCAGCACCTATGTCAATCTTAATTTCCTCTGCTGTGCGCTCGCCAATCATCAAGTTATATTTGCGTTTGATATGCTGCACGATTGCCTCATCCATTTCGTCGCCGCCAATCCTGATTGAGCGGCTGGTCACAATCCCGCCTAAAGAAATAATGGCAACCTCAGTGGTGCCTCCCCCGATGTCTACAATCATATTTCCGGTTGGCTCGTGAACAGGAAGTCCTGCGCCAATAGCTGCCGCCATGGGCTCTTCAATAAGATAGGCTTCCTTGGCACCGGCTTGTAATGCTGCTTCCTTGACTGCCCTTTCTTCCACGGCTGTAACCCCGGAAGGAACTCCTACCACCACCCTGGGCTTTGATAACAAGGATTTTTTAACCGCTTTCCCGATAAAATAGCGCAGCATGGCCTGGGTAACGTCAAAATCTGCAATAACACCGTCTTTTAGAGGCCGGATAGCTACAATATTGCCCGGAGTTCTGCCGATCATCTTTTTAGCCTCTTCCCCTACAGCCAGTACTGACCCTGTATCCTTTTGCATGGCTACTACAGAAGGTTCCTGCATGATAATACCTTTGCCCTTTACATGTACCAAAGTATTGGCCGTTCCCAGATCTATGCCCAAATCTCTTCCTAACAACATTGCATGTTCCCCTTCCTGATGTTTATACTCTTTCCGACTGGATCTGCAGTTTAGAACTTCAACTTTGTCACAGCATGTCCTCAATTAACAAAGTTTTACTTAAGGAAGTCCCCATTCAAAGTAATTATAAAGTAACGCAATCATAGGTAGCAAGGGAAAGATCTGCTAACATCCCACCCTTAAATTAACCCGCGTTCTTTGAAGCTAACGTAAATACCATTGCCAATAACCAAATGATCTAAAATTTCAATGCCAATAATTTTTCCGGCTTCCAAAAGCCGCTTAGTAACTTCTACATCCTCCCGGCTAGGGGTCGGATCGCCGCTGGGGTGGTTATGAGCTAAAATTAACGCAGCCGCACTCTTTTTAATTGCTTGTTTAAACAGCTCCCTGGGATGCACGATAGAAGAATTCAAACTGCCAATGGAGATTGTCTCTGTTCCTAAGACATGATTCTTGGTGTTCAAAAGGATGGCTCTAAAATGCTCCCTATCTAGAAAACGCATTTCATCCATTAATAAATTAGCTGCCGAAGCGGGGGACTCTACAGTAAACCGTTGTTCACCTTTATAGGCGGCCAACCGTTTGCCCAGTTCAACCGCAGCTTTAATCTGAGCCGCTTTGGCTAAACCTACACCCTGAATCCCTACCAGTTCTTCCAGAGCGGCATCTGCTAAAAATTGCAGCCCTTCTTTCTCTTTCAGGATCCGGCTGGCCAGATCCAATGCCGACTCTTTCCGGCTGCCCGTCCTTAAAAGGATTGCTAGCAGTTCAGAATTGCTTAAGCTATGGGGGCCGGCCTTAAGCATGCGTTCCCTGGGCCGCAGTTCCTCCGGCATTTCTTTGATGGTTAAACGATATTCCATATTCCCTCTCCCGAAGCGTTTCCCAATTATATTAAAATACATTAAAGCCGAAATCTTTTAACATTAAGTACAGCCTGGTTAAGGGCAAGCCTACCACGTTGTAATAACATCCTTCAATCCTTTCCACCAACAGCGCCCCTAACCCTTGAATACCGTAAGCTCCTGCCTTGTCCAAGTATTCTTTTGTCTCCACATATCCTCTTATTTCCTGCTCTGTTAACTCTCTGAACTTCACTTCAGTAATTTCATGGCCCAAACGCCGTTCCTTTGTAGCGGCATCGATTAGTGCCACACCGGTAATTACCCGGTGTTTTTGACCGCTTAAAAGTGTTAACATCTGTACAGCTTCTTTTTTAGACTGTGGTTTGCCTAAAATTGTTCCGCCCAAAACCACAATTGTATCCGCACCCAGCACCAGACCGCCGTCAATTTGCCCGGCCACTTCTTCTGCTTTTTTTAAGGCCAGCTTTTCTGCTAGTATCACCGGATCATCGCCTTCCAGTTTTTCTTCTGCCTGGCTTACGATGATCTCGAATTCCAAACCAATCTGCTTGAGCAGCTCTTTGCGCCTGGGTGACTGGGAAGCGAGGATCAGTCTCATAAGTATTTCCCTCCGTCAGCTGTCAGCCATCAGCCTTCAGCCATTAGCTGCAATTTACTTAATTATTATTAGCTGATAGCTGAAGGCTAGCATTCATATTTACATGCATGATAAGAAAAACAACGCCTTTTAGGCTAAAAGACGTTGATGTGCAGCTTCATTCCTTTGTTTTCTTCATTCCGAGGTTAAAAGTCAGGATCTCCAGGTTGACAGAAAGATCCACATTGCGGAGTTCCACATCTTTAGGAACTGTTAAGACCCTGGGAGCAAAGTTTAGAATTGCTTTCAGGTTCGCTTGCACCAGCGTATTTGCCACTTCCTGCGCCACATCTGCAGGAACGGCAATAATGCCAATTTGCGCATCTTCTGCTTCTACTACTTCCGGTATGCGGCCCATGGGGAATACTTCTACCCCATTTAACTTGTAGCCAATCTTACTGGGATCGTTGTCAAAAATACCGACTATTTTAAAACCCCGCTGCCTAAAACCCCCATACATGGAAAGGGCTGTTCCCAGGTTACCGGCACCGACAATTATTACCGGCCACTCGTAATTTAAGCCTAGAATCTTGATAATATGCCTGTGCAAGTCTTTAACATTATATCCCACTCCGCGTGTACCGAACTCTCCAAAGTAAGCCAGGTCTTTGCGGACCTGAGCAGAACTTACTCCAACTCCTTCAGCAATTTCATTGGAGGAAATAGTGACAACGCCTTTGCGGTCAACTTCTGATAAGTATCTGGAGTAAACAGAGAGCCTGATTATCGTCGCTTCTGGTATTTTGAGACTTTTCAAAAGTATAGCCTCCTTACAAGGATACTGCCAGCGTAATTTATAATTAATTACTACTAATTATAATATAAATAGTCAGAATTTCAAAGCAATACTTTAGTACAAGCTTATTTATTGCTTAATAAAAAGGCTCTTGCCTCAGCAACCATGTAAATGGACCCTGTAATGCACAACAGATCGTCGGGCCCTGTTAGACTCAAGCCCTTCTCTACCGCTGCTGCAATATCTTCCACTAAATAGACATTTGATGTATACTTTTTAGCCATTTGGGCCATGTCCTGCCACTGTCCCACTCTGGGACTATTTGGTTTGGTAACAATAATGCTGTCGGCCAGCGGCGCCAGGAGTGCCAACACTTTTTCCCTCTCCTTGTCAGCCAGCATGCCGATGACTAAGACCAGCCGTTTAAACGTGAAGACATTTTGTAAAGCTTCCTGCAAAGTCCGTGCGCCATCCAGGTTATGGGCGGCATCGATTAGAACAGCCGGATCTTTTTGGAATAGTTCCAGGCGTGCCGGCCAGGAAGTCAAAGCTAAGCCTTTCCTAATATGCTCAGGAGCAATCTCAATTCCAAAGTGAGCTAAGGATTCTATAGCGGCAACTGCTGTCGCTCCATTGACTGCCTGGTGAGAGCCGACCAAAGGAGTAAACAAGTCATTGTAATCCTGTTTAAGCCCTTTAACTGAAAAGCAAGTTCCCGCCGGGGTAACGTTTTTAACCTCATAGGCAATGTCGCGCCCCACATGTACTAATTCCACGCCTTTTTCCTTACAAACACCTTCAATAACTTTAAGCACTTCGGGACGATCTGCCGCAGTAACCGCCCGGACACCCCTTTTAATTATCCCCGCTTTCACCCTGGCAATCTCGGTAAGGGTATTACCCAGGTAGTCCATGTGGTCCATGCCTACATTGGTAATCACCGCTACCAAAGGCTGTACTACGTTAGTAGAATCGATGGCCCCTCCCAAACCGACCTCCAACACGCAGTAATCAACCTGCTCCCGGTAAAAATAAAGTAAAGCCAGCGCAGTATTCACTTCAAATTCGGTCGGGTGTTCGTAACCGGCCGCAACCATTTCCTCCAAAAGAGGCTTTAAGGTAGTTAACAGTTCCGCAATCCTTTCCGGGGGAATCTGCTTGCCGTTAATTTGTACCCGTTCCGTATAGGAATGCAGGTGGGGCGAAGTAAAAAGCCCCACCCTGTAACCTGCTTGCTGCAGAATGCTGGTCACCATAGCTGAAGTTGAGCCTTTGCCGTTTGTCCCCCCGATATGAATTACTTTTAATTTCTGCTCAGGGTTGCCAAGCATCTCCATTAATTTTTGAATCCTGAACAACCCAGGATTCCAGCCGAATTTAGTCAGCTGCTTAAGGTAGTCCAAAGCTTCTTGGTAATTCATTTCTCACACCTTTTCTAAAGACTAAACTGCCTGTCTCTGCTAAGCCTCTCTTTTAAACATGGCCAGCCTTGCTTCCAGTGCTTTTTTCTTGACCAGCATTTCCCTCTGCTTTTCCTGTTCTTTGGCAATGACTTCCTGAGGCGCTTTGCTTAAAAATCCTTGGTTATTGAGCTTACCGGCCAGCCGCTCCAGTTCTTTACGGGTAGCTGCCAGCTCTTTTTCCAGGCGCGCGATTTCCAGCTCGAGATCAATTAATCCTTCCAAAGGCAGGTAAATTTCCAAATCACCGACTATTGCTGTAGCAGCTTTGGCTAACTTTTGCTCCAAACGGGCACAAAG
This region of Zhaonella formicivorans genomic DNA includes:
- the mreD gene encoding rod shape-determining protein MreD → MRTVILGASLLGSLILESTVLEYFKVAGVKPDLLLILVVFNALLHGCYHGAKLGFVFGLVEDVFIGKFIGLNALTKMLTGYLVGMGENKVFKENLLIPVFGLFTATFLNNILYVFLAGLAGVERNLAFYVWDVTLPTALYNACLAPLFYGKFYHSATKGYLRLSRY
- the mreC gene encoding rod shape-determining protein MreC, giving the protein MARVRINKSLIGFIILIGVGLFAVRFSTPGRNALTPVEIWFRDILAPLQSGVTTVTRFTGTVVNNILSFKDLQAENKALRGQIERLTEENNQLEEYRQQNLRLRQLLRLEKMLGSQFELEAAEVIARDIKNWNQSLTINKGSRHGLKKGMAVITHQGLVGRISAVSENTAEVLLILDRQGAVAGLLQASRFPGVVEGTTDDSGLLQMIHLPYDAPVRENQVVVTSGLGQVIPKGLRIGYVVGIKPEPNGLMKRALIKPFADLDRLEEVMVVKAVKGGM
- a CDS encoding rod shape-determining protein, with protein sequence MLLGRDLGIDLGTANTLVHVKGKGIIMQEPSVVAMQKDTGSVLAVGEEAKKMIGRTPGNIVAIRPLKDGVIADFDVTQAMLRYFIGKAVKKSLLSKPRVVVGVPSGVTAVEERAVKEAALQAGAKEAYLIEEPMAAAIGAGLPVHEPTGNMIVDIGGGTTEVAIISLGGIVTSRSIRIGGDEMDEAIVQHIKRKYNLMIGERTAEEIKIDIGAAYFGDTEQDRIRKERIYPVRGRDLVTGLPKTIEISALEVQEALAEPVSGILDAIKVCLEKTPPELAADIMDRGIMMAGGGSLLWGLDRLVSEETGMPVHLADDPLTAVANGTGKVLENIEVLKRVLISPKRLG
- the radC gene encoding RadC family protein, translated to MEYRLTIKEMPEELRPRERMLKAGPHSLSNSELLAILLRTGSRKESALDLASRILKEKEGLQFLADAALEELVGIQGVGLAKAAQIKAAVELGKRLAAYKGEQRFTVESPASAANLLMDEMRFLDREHFRAILLNTKNHVLGTETISIGSLNSSIVHPRELFKQAIKKSAAALILAHNHPSGDPTPSREDVEVTKRLLEAGKIIGIEILDHLVIGNGIYVSFKERGLI
- a CDS encoding Maf family protein; translation: MRLILASQSPRRKELLKQIGLEFEIIVSQAEEKLEGDDPVILAEKLALKKAEEVAGQIDGGLVLGADTIVVLGGTILGKPQSKKEAVQMLTLLSGQKHRVITGVALIDAATKERRLGHEITEVKFRELTEQEIRGYVETKEYLDKAGAYGIQGLGALLVERIEGCYYNVVGLPLTRLYLMLKDFGFNVF
- a CDS encoding redox-sensing transcriptional repressor Rex, which encodes MKSLKIPEATIIRLSVYSRYLSEVDRKGVVTISSNEIAEGVGVSSAQVRKDLAYFGEFGTRGVGYNVKDLHRHIIKILGLNYEWPVIIVGAGNLGTALSMYGGFRQRGFKIVGIFDNDPSKIGYKLNGVEVFPMGRIPEVVEAEDAQIGIIAVPADVAQEVANTLVQANLKAILNFAPRVLTVPKDVELRNVDLSVNLEILTFNLGMKKTKE
- a CDS encoding bifunctional folylpolyglutamate synthase/dihydrofolate synthase: MNYQEALDYLKQLTKFGWNPGLFRIQKLMEMLGNPEQKLKVIHIGGTNGKGSTSAMVTSILQQAGYRVGLFTSPHLHSYTERVQINGKQIPPERIAELLTTLKPLLEEMVAAGYEHPTEFEVNTALALLYFYREQVDYCVLEVGLGGAIDSTNVVQPLVAVITNVGMDHMDYLGNTLTEIARVKAGIIKRGVRAVTAADRPEVLKVIEGVCKEKGVELVHVGRDIAYEVKNVTPAGTCFSVKGLKQDYNDLFTPLVGSHQAVNGATAVAAIESLAHFGIEIAPEHIRKGLALTSWPARLELFQKDPAVLIDAAHNLDGARTLQEALQNVFTFKRLVLVIGMLADKEREKVLALLAPLADSIIVTKPNSPRVGQWQDMAQMAKKYTSNVYLVEDIAAAVEKGLSLTGPDDLLCITGSIYMVAEARAFLLSNK